Proteins encoded within one genomic window of Mustela erminea isolate mMusErm1 chromosome 21, mMusErm1.Pri, whole genome shotgun sequence:
- the LOC116581877 gene encoding fatty acid-binding protein 5-like, producing MKEAGVGMALRKVGAMAKPDCIVSSDGKNLTIKTESTLKTAQFLCNLGEKLEETTADGRKTQTVCSFTDGALVQHQEWEGKESTIPQKLENGKLVVECIMNNATCTRVYEKVE from the coding sequence ATGAAGGAAGCAGGAGTGGGAATGGCTCTGCGAAAAGTGGGTGCAATGGCCAAACCAGATTGTATCGTCTCTTCTGATGGCAAAAACCTCACCATAAAAACAGAGAGCACTTTGAAAACAGCCCAGTTTTTATGTAACCTGGGAGAGAAGCTTGAAGAAACTACAGCTGATGGCAGAAAAACTCAGACGGTCTGCAGCTTCACAGATGGCGCGTTGGTTCAACATCAggaatgggaagggaaggaaagcacAATCCCCCAAAAATTGGAAAATGGGAAATTAGTGGTGGAATGCATCATGAACAATGCCACCTGCACTCGGGTCTATGAAAAAGTCGAGTAA